The Deinococcus ruber genome includes a region encoding these proteins:
- a CDS encoding response regulator codes for MSALVLVVEDEPQIAAVLEAYLRQEGHRVEKAADGKAALSLYRSAKPDLLLLDLMLPGLSGMDVLKAVRADGQTPVILVTARAEETDQVLGLEFGADDYVVKPFRPREVMARVKAVLRRASARSEGEQPQVYRVGDLEIDTGAVLVRLLGQTLPMTPAEFRLLSCMASAPGRAFTRAELLAAALPDSEALERVVDAHLASARRKLEAGGGTGLLQTVRGVGYRLAEGG; via the coding sequence ATGAGCCGCAGATCGCGGCAGTGCTGGAGGCCTATCTGCGCCAGGAAGGCCACCGCGTCGAGAAGGCCGCAGACGGCAAGGCCGCCCTGAGCCTGTACCGCAGCGCCAAGCCCGACCTGCTGCTGCTCGATCTGATGTTGCCGGGCCTGAGCGGGATGGACGTGCTGAAGGCTGTTCGCGCCGACGGGCAGACCCCGGTGATTCTGGTCACGGCCCGCGCCGAGGAAACTGATCAGGTGCTGGGGCTGGAGTTTGGGGCCGACGATTATGTGGTCAAACCCTTCCGGCCCCGCGAGGTGATGGCCCGTGTCAAGGCGGTGCTGCGCCGCGCTTCGGCCCGCAGCGAGGGCGAGCAGCCGCAGGTGTACCGTGTGGGCGATCTGGAAATCGATACTGGAGCGGTGCTGGTACGCCTGCTGGGTCAGACCCTGCCGATGACACCAGCGGAATTCCGGCTGCTGTCGTGCATGGCGAGTGCGCCGGGCCGGGCCTTCACGCGGGCCGAACTGCTGGCTGCCGCGCTGCCCGACAGCGAGGCGCTGGAACGCGTGGTAGACGCTCATCTGGCCTCGGCGCGGCGCAAGCTGGAAGCGGGCGGCGGCACCGGCCTGCTTCAGACGGTGCGCGGCGTGGGCTACCGTCTGGCC